A genomic region of Pseudomonas sp. RSB 5.4 contains the following coding sequences:
- the parE gene encoding DNA topoisomerase IV subunit B encodes MATPSASSYNADAIEVLSGLDPVRKRPGMYTDTSRPNHLAQEVIDNSVDEALAGHAKSVQVILHADHSLEVSDDGRGMPVDIHPEEGVSGVELILTKLHAGGKFSNKNYQFSGGLHGVGISVVNALSTEVRVRVKRDGNEYQMTFKDGFKATELEIVGTVGKRNTGTSVYFAPDPKYFDSPKFSISRLKHVLKAKAVLCPGLLVSFEDKGTGEKVEWHYEDGLRSYLVDAVSEFERLPDEPFCGSLAGNKEAVDWALLWLPEGGDAVQESYVNLIPTAQGGTHVNGLRQGLLDAMREFCEFRSLLPRGVKLAPEDVWERIAFVLSMKMQEPQFSGQTKERLSSREAAAFVSGVVKDAFSLWLNANPETGLALAELAINNAGRRLKASKKVERKRVTQGPALPGKLADCAGQDPMRSELFLVEGDSAGGSAKQARDKEFQAILPLRGKILNTWEVDGSEVLASQEVHNIAVAIGVDPGAADMSQLRYGKICILADADSDGLHIATLLCALFVQHFRPLVDAGHVYVAMPPLYRIDLGKEIYYALDEAERDGILDRLVAEKKRGKPQVTRFKGLGEMNPPQLRETTMDPNTRRLVQLTLGDDFAETSEMMDMLLAKKRAGDRKTWLESKGNLAEVLA; translated from the coding sequence ATGGCCACTCCCAGCGCTAGCTCTTATAACGCCGACGCCATCGAAGTCCTCTCGGGCCTCGACCCGGTGCGTAAACGCCCCGGCATGTACACCGACACCAGTCGGCCGAACCACCTCGCCCAGGAAGTCATCGACAACAGTGTCGACGAAGCCCTGGCCGGCCACGCCAAATCGGTGCAGGTCATTCTGCACGCCGATCACTCGCTGGAAGTCAGCGACGACGGTCGCGGCATGCCGGTCGACATCCACCCGGAAGAGGGTGTGTCGGGGGTCGAGCTGATCCTCACCAAGCTGCATGCGGGCGGCAAGTTTTCCAACAAGAACTACCAGTTCTCCGGCGGTCTGCATGGGGTGGGTATTTCCGTGGTCAACGCCTTGTCGACCGAAGTCCGCGTACGCGTGAAGCGTGACGGCAACGAATACCAGATGACCTTCAAGGATGGCTTCAAGGCCACCGAGCTGGAAATCGTCGGCACCGTTGGCAAGCGCAACACCGGCACCAGCGTGTACTTCGCGCCGGATCCGAAATACTTCGATTCACCGAAATTCTCCATCAGCCGCCTCAAGCACGTGCTCAAGGCCAAGGCTGTGCTGTGCCCGGGGCTGCTGGTCAGCTTCGAAGACAAAGGCACCGGCGAGAAAGTCGAGTGGCATTACGAAGACGGTCTGCGCTCCTACCTGGTGGACGCGGTCAGCGAATTCGAACGCCTGCCGGACGAGCCGTTCTGCGGCAGCCTCGCCGGTAACAAGGAAGCGGTCGATTGGGCGCTGCTGTGGCTGCCGGAAGGTGGCGACGCGGTGCAGGAAAGCTACGTCAACCTGATCCCGACGGCGCAGGGCGGTACCCACGTCAACGGTCTGCGTCAGGGCCTGCTCGATGCGATGCGCGAGTTCTGCGAATTCCGCAGCCTGCTGCCGCGCGGCGTGAAGCTGGCGCCGGAAGACGTCTGGGAGCGCATCGCTTTCGTGCTGTCGATGAAGATGCAGGAACCGCAATTCTCCGGCCAGACCAAAGAGCGCCTGTCGTCCCGTGAAGCGGCGGCGTTTGTCTCCGGTGTGGTCAAGGACGCGTTCAGTCTGTGGCTCAACGCCAACCCGGAAACCGGTCTGGCGCTGGCCGAACTGGCGATCAACAACGCCGGTCGCCGCCTCAAGGCGAGTAAAAAGGTCGAGCGTAAGCGCGTGACCCAAGGCCCTGCGCTGCCGGGCAAACTGGCTGACTGCGCGGGTCAGGATCCGATGCGTTCCGAGCTGTTCCTGGTCGAGGGTGACTCCGCCGGTGGTTCCGCCAAGCAGGCGCGGGACAAGGAGTTCCAGGCGATCCTGCCGCTGCGCGGCAAGATCCTCAACACCTGGGAAGTCGATGGCAGCGAAGTGCTCGCCAGCCAGGAAGTGCACAACATCGCCGTAGCGATCGGGGTCGATCCGGGCGCGGCGGACATGAGCCAGCTGCGCTACGGCAAGATCTGCATCCTCGCCGACGCCGACTCCGACGGTCTGCACATTGCCACGCTGCTGTGCGCGTTGTTCGTCCAGCACTTCCGCCCGCTGGTGGATGCCGGTCACGTCTACGTGGCGATGCCGCCGCTGTACCGCATCGACCTCGGCAAAGAGATCTACTACGCCCTCGACGAAGCCGAGCGCGACGGGATTCTCGACCGTCTGGTGGCCGAGAAGAAACGCGGCAAACCGCAGGTCACCCGATTCAAAGGTCTGGGTGAAATGAACCCGCCGCAACTGCGTGAAACCACCATGGACCCGAACACCCGGCGTCTGGTGCAGTTGACGCTGGGCGACGATTTCGCCGAAACCTCGGAAATGATGGACATGCTGCTGGCGAAGAAACGCGCCGGTGACCGCAAGACCTGGCTCGAATCCAAGGGCAACCTCGCCGAGGTGCTGGCCTGA
- the parC gene encoding DNA topoisomerase IV subunit A, producing the protein MSDSLDLSLDGVERRSLADFTENAYLNYSMYVIMDRALPHIGDGLKPVQRRIVYAMSELGLDADSKHKKSARTVGDVLGKFHPHGDSACYEAMVLMAQPFSYRYTLVDGQGNWGAPDDPKSFAAMRYTEARLSRYSEVLLSELGQGTADWGPNFDGTLQEPLVLPARLPNILLNGTTGIAVGMATDVPPHNLREVATACVRLLDEPKATVEQLCEHIQGPDYPTEAEIITPRADLLKMYETGKGSVRMRAVYHVEDGDIIVTALPHQVSGAKVLEQIAALMQAKPSKAPQIADLRDESDHENPCRIVIIPVNSRVDHEALMQHLFASTELESTYRVNVNIIGLDGKPQLKNLRALLVEWLEFRVLTVRRRLQFRLDKVERRLHLLDGLLIAYLNLDEVIHIIRTEEHPKAKLIERFALSENQADYILDTRLRQLARLEEMKLRDEQDELLKEQAKLQALLGSEAKLKKLVRTELLKDAETYGDDRRSPIVERAEAKALTEHDLLPNEKVTVVLSEKGWIRSAKGHDIDATGLSYKAGDGFKTSAAGRSNQFAVFIDSTGRSYSVAAHTLPSARGQGEPLTGRLTPPPGATFECVLMPEDDALYVIASDAGYGFVVKGEDLQAKNKAGKALLSLPNNAKVIAPRPVADREQNWLASVTTEGRLLIFKISDLPQLGKGKGNKIIGISGERVASREEYVTDIAVLPEGATLVLQAGKRTLSLKADDLEHYKGERGRRGNKLPRGFQRVDALLVENLN; encoded by the coding sequence ATGAGCGACTCCCTTGATCTCAGCCTGGACGGTGTAGAACGCCGCTCGCTGGCTGACTTCACCGAAAATGCCTACCTCAACTACTCCATGTACGTGATCATGGACCGTGCTCTGCCGCATATCGGCGACGGCCTGAAACCGGTACAGCGGCGTATCGTCTACGCCATGAGCGAACTGGGGCTGGACGCCGATTCCAAGCACAAGAAATCGGCGCGTACCGTCGGTGACGTGCTCGGCAAGTTCCACCCGCACGGCGATTCGGCGTGCTACGAAGCGATGGTGCTGATGGCCCAGCCGTTCAGCTATCGCTACACGCTGGTCGACGGCCAGGGCAACTGGGGTGCGCCGGACGATCCGAAGTCCTTCGCGGCCATGCGTTACACCGAAGCCCGTCTGTCGCGTTATTCCGAAGTGCTGCTCAGCGAACTGGGCCAGGGCACCGCTGACTGGGGACCGAACTTCGACGGCACCCTGCAGGAACCGCTGGTGTTGCCGGCACGTTTGCCGAACATCCTGCTCAACGGCACCACCGGCATCGCTGTCGGTATGGCCACCGATGTACCGCCGCACAACCTGCGTGAAGTCGCCACCGCTTGCGTGCGTCTGCTCGATGAGCCGAAGGCCACGGTCGAACAGCTCTGCGAGCACATTCAAGGCCCGGACTATCCGACCGAAGCGGAAATCATCACCCCGCGCGCCGACCTGCTGAAAATGTACGAAACCGGCAAGGGCTCGGTGCGCATGCGCGCCGTGTACCACGTCGAGGACGGCGACATCATCGTCACCGCGCTGCCGCACCAGGTCTCCGGGGCCAAAGTGCTGGAGCAGATCGCCGCGCTGATGCAGGCCAAACCGTCGAAAGCGCCGCAGATCGCCGACCTGCGTGACGAATCCGACCACGAAAACCCGTGCCGTATCGTGATCATTCCGGTCAACAGCCGTGTCGATCACGAAGCGCTGATGCAGCACCTGTTCGCCAGCACCGAGCTGGAGTCGACCTACCGGGTCAACGTCAACATCATCGGTCTGGACGGCAAACCGCAGCTGAAAAACCTGCGTGCGTTGCTGGTCGAATGGCTGGAGTTCCGCGTGCTGACTGTGCGTCGCCGCCTGCAATTCCGCCTCGACAAGGTCGAACGTCGTCTGCACCTGTTGGACGGTTTGTTGATCGCCTACCTCAACCTGGATGAAGTGATCCACATCATCCGCACCGAGGAACACCCGAAAGCCAAGCTGATCGAGCGTTTCGCCCTCAGCGAGAATCAGGCCGACTACATCCTCGACACCCGTCTGCGGCAGTTGGCGCGACTGGAAGAGATGAAACTGCGCGACGAGCAGGACGAACTGCTCAAGGAACAGGCCAAGCTGCAAGCCCTGCTGGGCAGCGAAGCCAAGCTGAAGAAGCTGGTGCGCACCGAGCTGCTGAAAGACGCGGAAACCTATGGCGATGATCGTCGTTCGCCAATCGTCGAGCGCGCTGAAGCCAAGGCGCTGACCGAGCACGATCTGCTGCCGAACGAGAAAGTCACCGTTGTCCTGTCGGAAAAAGGCTGGATTCGCTCGGCCAAGGGGCACGATATCGATGCCACCGGCCTGTCGTACAAGGCCGGCGATGGCTTCAAGACCTCGGCGGCGGGGCGCTCCAACCAGTTTGCGGTGTTTATCGACTCCACCGGCCGCAGTTATTCGGTGGCCGCGCACACCTTGCCATCGGCCCGGGGCCAGGGCGAGCCGTTGACCGGCCGCCTGACCCCGCCACCGGGCGCGACCTTCGAATGCGTGCTGATGCCGGAAGACGATGCGCTGTATGTGATCGCCTCCGACGCCGGTTACGGTTTCGTGGTCAAAGGCGAAGACCTGCAAGCCAAGAACAAGGCTGGTAAAGCTTTGTTGAGCCTGCCGAACAACGCCAAAGTTATCGCGCCGCGTCCGGTCGCTGATCGTGAACAGAACTGGCTGGCCTCGGTCACGACCGAAGGGCGCCTGCTGATTTTCAAAATCAGCGATCTGCCACAGCTGGGCAAGGGCAAAGGTAACAAGATCATCGGGATTTCCGGTGAGCGCGTGGCCAGTCGCGAAGAATATGTCACGGACATCGCCGTGCTTCCGGAAGGCGCCACCTTGGTGCTGCAGGCCGGCAAGCGGACTCTGTCGCTGAAGGCCGACGACCTCGAACACTACAAGGGTGAACGCGGACGTCGTGGCAATAAGCTGCCACGTGGCTTCCAGCGAGTAGATGCGCTGCTCGTCGAAAACCTCAATTAG
- a CDS encoding TIGR02281 family clan AA aspartic protease: MSQQPPGKRAGRVLMILAWCAGLFLATRFFGQWEERQQNPNVVVTSEQHDGVIEVQLAGNAQGHFVASGQINGEPVEFMLDTGATDVAIPADLAKRLKLEEGFGVTLSTANGLSQGYRTKIDRLQLGDIVLRDVRALVAPGLHGDQVLLGMSALNKLEFTQRGGTMLLRQTTNR; encoded by the coding sequence GTGAGTCAGCAACCGCCGGGCAAGCGCGCCGGTCGGGTGTTGATGATTCTGGCCTGGTGCGCGGGGCTGTTTCTGGCCACGCGGTTTTTCGGCCAGTGGGAAGAACGGCAGCAGAATCCGAACGTCGTGGTCACGTCCGAGCAGCATGACGGGGTGATCGAAGTGCAGCTGGCCGGCAACGCCCAAGGGCATTTTGTCGCCAGCGGCCAGATCAACGGGGAACCGGTGGAGTTCATGCTCGACACCGGCGCGACCGATGTGGCGATCCCGGCGGATCTGGCCAAGCGTTTGAAACTGGAAGAAGGTTTCGGTGTGACCCTGAGCACGGCCAACGGCCTGAGCCAGGGCTACCGGACAAAGATTGACCGCCTGCAACTGGGCGACATCGTGCTGCGGGATGTCCGCGCACTGGTCGCGCCGGGGCTGCATGGCGATCAGGTGCTGCTCGGCATGAGCGCCCTGAACAAACTTGAATTTACCCAGCGCGGTGGCACCATGCTGCTGCGCCAGACAACGAACCGATGA
- a CDS encoding ABC-type transport auxiliary lipoprotein family protein, which produces MTALRPLIFLLAGVLGLAGCSVHQPVSLYQLDSGSPVQPAQSAGMAVLLGPVVVADYLQRETLLQRQPDGSLQASTDGRWAGSLSSDIDQLLMRQVAGHLDSQRVVLAPATLGFTPDVQVLLTITRLDSGEKQPAILDAQWRLIDRRGQVRDNRIVHLQELHAGTTASQVQAQGILLQRLAEQLSVALKPLANQPPVAEAPRKAAPKPAAPAADADKQPKIPMASPIRTDMEVFRF; this is translated from the coding sequence ATGACTGCTCTGCGCCCCCTTATTTTCCTGCTCGCTGGCGTTTTGGGCCTGGCGGGCTGCAGCGTTCACCAGCCGGTGTCGCTGTATCAACTGGACAGTGGAAGTCCGGTTCAGCCTGCGCAAAGCGCAGGCATGGCGGTTTTGTTGGGTCCGGTAGTCGTGGCCGACTACCTGCAACGTGAAACCCTGCTGCAACGTCAACCGGACGGCAGCCTGCAAGCCTCGACCGACGGTCGCTGGGCGGGCAGCCTTTCGTCGGATATCGATCAATTGCTGATGCGTCAGGTGGCCGGTCATCTCGACAGCCAGCGTGTGGTGCTGGCACCGGCCACGTTGGGCTTTACCCCGGATGTGCAGGTATTGCTGACCATCACGCGTCTGGACTCCGGTGAGAAACAACCGGCGATCCTCGATGCGCAATGGCGTCTGATCGACCGTCGTGGTCAGGTGCGCGATAACCGCATCGTTCATCTGCAAGAGCTGCACGCCGGGACTACGGCTTCGCAGGTTCAGGCGCAGGGCATTCTGCTGCAGCGTCTGGCCGAGCAGTTGTCGGTGGCGCTCAAGCCATTGGCCAACCAGCCACCAGTGGCCGAAGCTCCGCGTAAAGCGGCGCCAAAACCGGCAGCGCCGGCGGCGGATGCCGATAAGCAACCGAAGATTCCGATGGCTTCGCCGATTCGCACCGATATGGAAGTGTTCCGCTTCTGA
- the serB gene encoding phosphoserine phosphatase SerB → MREIVLINITGVDRPGLTAAITGVLAQGGVNILDIGQAVIHDTLSFGILVEIPDSEQGKAVLKDILFKGYELEQQVRFTPVSEEDYQQWVGNQGKKRHIVTLLTRKVTAGQLQAVSSITAKYGLNIDHIDRLSGRMPLDTPADKGKGCIEFSVRGEAADPQALRAEFLSVAQELNVDIAFQEDSLFRRNRRLAVFDMDSTLIEAEVIDELAKAAGVGEQVSAITERAMAGELDFRASFKERLALLKGLDVSVLDSIGASLRLTEGAETLFAELKRLGYKTAILSGGFTYFAKQLQAKLGIDYVFANELEVVDGKCTGVAIEPIVDAQRKADLLKELAHKEGLCLEQTIAVGDGANDLPMLAIAGLGVAFRAKPLVKQSAKQAISTLGLDGVLYLLGFRDRDGQL, encoded by the coding sequence TTGCGCGAAATCGTCCTGATTAACATCACGGGAGTCGACCGTCCGGGTCTGACTGCGGCCATTACCGGCGTTCTGGCCCAGGGTGGTGTGAACATTCTCGACATCGGTCAGGCGGTGATCCACGACACCCTGTCGTTCGGCATCCTGGTTGAAATTCCCGACTCCGAGCAAGGCAAAGCCGTGCTCAAGGACATTCTGTTCAAGGGCTACGAGCTTGAGCAGCAGGTGCGCTTCACCCCGGTGTCCGAAGAGGATTACCAGCAGTGGGTGGGCAATCAGGGCAAAAAACGCCACATCGTCACCCTGTTGACCCGCAAAGTGACCGCCGGTCAGTTGCAGGCTGTCAGTTCGATCACTGCCAAATATGGTCTGAATATCGATCATATCGACCGTTTGTCGGGTCGCATGCCACTTGACACGCCAGCCGACAAGGGCAAGGGCTGCATCGAGTTCTCCGTGCGTGGCGAAGCGGCTGATCCGCAGGCCCTGCGTGCCGAATTTCTCAGCGTTGCTCAGGAACTGAATGTCGACATCGCCTTCCAGGAAGATTCGCTGTTCCGTCGCAACCGGCGTCTGGCGGTGTTCGACATGGACTCGACCCTGATCGAAGCCGAAGTCATCGACGAACTGGCCAAGGCTGCCGGCGTGGGTGAGCAAGTCTCGGCCATCACCGAGCGCGCGATGGCCGGCGAACTGGATTTCCGCGCCAGCTTCAAGGAGCGCCTGGCGCTGCTCAAGGGCCTGGATGTCAGCGTGCTGGACTCGATCGGTGCTTCGCTGCGCCTGACCGAAGGCGCGGAAACCCTGTTCGCCGAACTCAAGCGCCTGGGCTACAAGACCGCGATCCTGTCCGGCGGCTTCACTTACTTCGCCAAGCAGTTGCAGGCCAAACTCGGCATCGATTACGTGTTCGCCAACGAACTGGAAGTGGTCGACGGCAAGTGCACCGGCGTGGCCATCGAGCCGATTGTCGATGCGCAGCGTAAAGCAGATCTGCTGAAGGAACTGGCGCACAAGGAAGGCTTGTGTCTGGAGCAGACCATCGCTGTCGGCGATGGCGCGAATGACCTGCCAATGCTGGCGATTGCCGGCCTGGGTGTAGCGTTCCGCGCCAAGCCGCTGGTCAAGCAATCGGCCAAGCAGGCGATTTCCACCCTTGGGCTGGATGGCGTGCTGTATCTGCTGGGCTTCCGCGATCGCGACGGGCAACTCTGA
- the cpdA gene encoding 3',5'-cyclic-AMP phosphodiesterase: MPSVSTLTTADPALLVQLSDSHLFAEADGTLLGMNTRESLQKVIELALGQQPRIDLLLATGDISQDGTLESYRQFRDLTRQISAPARWIPGNHDEPRIMAEAAEQSALLESVVDIGNWRVTLLDSAVPGSVPGYLQDDQLQLLARSLSEAPQRHHLVCFHHHPVPIGCAWAEPIGLRNPEAFFAVLDRFPQARAVLWGHVHQEFDRERNGVRLMASPSTCIQFEPGSEDFKVGEQAPGYRWLRLLPDGRLETGVERVTDFEFTVDYGSEGY, encoded by the coding sequence TTGCCGAGCGTATCCACATTGACCACCGCCGATCCGGCGTTGCTGGTGCAGTTATCCGACAGTCATCTGTTCGCCGAGGCGGACGGCACGCTGCTGGGCATGAATACCCGCGAAAGCCTGCAAAAAGTCATCGAGCTGGCGCTGGGTCAGCAGCCACGGATTGATCTGCTGCTGGCCACGGGGGATATTTCCCAGGACGGCACTCTGGAGTCGTATCGACAGTTTCGTGACCTGACGCGGCAGATCAGTGCGCCGGCGCGCTGGATTCCCGGCAATCACGATGAGCCGCGAATCATGGCCGAGGCCGCGGAGCAAAGCGCATTGCTGGAATCGGTGGTGGACATCGGTAACTGGCGGGTGACCTTGCTCGATTCGGCGGTGCCGGGTTCTGTGCCGGGTTATCTGCAGGACGATCAGTTGCAGCTGCTCGCACGCTCGCTGAGCGAAGCCCCGCAGCGCCATCATCTGGTGTGTTTCCACCATCATCCGGTGCCGATCGGTTGCGCGTGGGCGGAGCCGATCGGCTTGCGTAACCCGGAAGCGTTTTTCGCGGTGCTGGATCGTTTTCCGCAGGCCCGCGCAGTGCTGTGGGGGCATGTGCATCAGGAATTCGACCGCGAGCGCAACGGCGTTCGGCTGATGGCTTCGCCTTCGACCTGCATTCAGTTCGAACCGGGGAGTGAAGACTTCAAGGTGGGCGAGCAGGCGCCGGGATATCGCTGGTTGCGGCTGTTGCCGGATGGACGGCTGGAAACCGGCGTCGAGCGCGTTACCGACTTCGAATTCACCGTCGATTACGGCTCCGAAGGCTACTGA
- a CDS encoding AhpA/YtjB family protein yields MNRPTPVKTDNFFLLIFRALRHRRVPIALRIASHNVILVALALVIYAGVMGLQFKQAMHEQADALGESLTTQTATSATELLVSNDILSLNVLLNNLTKNKLVAHAAIYSVDNRILAESGQRPKHSLLGEAEGMYESKITFQDVTAGQLRISLDMDQFQQPMTISLQSMGILSAILLALSLALSLRMGRYLSTPLLQLRVWLRNIDEYTPATDRQDEIGDLARQLHANFAPEPAPKPEPEPEPEFEEEDEPEFEVRNLRDPSFDETRPMAAQKPAPRHVVSTVEDDDDDEDPFADLRDESLTEAAPAAPRQATPSVPQHSAVLAIQLGSQEQLRRLPRARLEELLERYRDCLDQAASLYQGEIETLNDGSTLMLFHTEDSGDDYLTNAICCGELLRALGHQLQIEVADSGITLQLQLGLTLGDDLFGLSQIDLLLTDSAQDALALSQHSRNLLLVERKIGDDALIRQRARIRPIASPEGACCVERLMEPYPSMLERQLARMHERRA; encoded by the coding sequence GTGAACCGGCCCACGCCAGTTAAAACCGATAACTTCTTCCTGCTGATCTTCCGTGCACTGCGCCACCGCCGTGTGCCGATTGCATTGCGCATTGCCAGCCATAACGTGATCCTGGTCGCTCTGGCCCTGGTGATCTATGCCGGGGTGATGGGCTTGCAGTTCAAGCAGGCCATGCACGAGCAGGCCGATGCGCTGGGCGAAAGCCTGACCACGCAGACCGCCACCTCTGCCACTGAACTGTTGGTGTCCAACGACATCCTCAGCCTCAACGTGCTGCTCAACAACCTGACCAAGAACAAGCTGGTGGCACACGCCGCTATCTATAGCGTGGACAACCGCATCCTCGCCGAATCCGGTCAGCGCCCCAAGCACAGCCTGCTGGGCGAAGCCGAGGGCATGTACGAGAGCAAGATCACCTTCCAGGACGTGACTGCCGGGCAACTGCGCATCAGCCTGGACATGGATCAGTTCCAGCAGCCGATGACCATCAGCCTGCAAAGCATGGGTATTCTCAGCGCGATTCTGCTGGCCCTGTCGCTGGCCCTGAGCCTGCGCATGGGTCGCTACCTGTCGACGCCGTTGCTGCAACTGCGCGTCTGGCTGCGCAACATCGACGAATACACCCCGGCCACCGACCGTCAGGACGAGATCGGCGACTTGGCGCGTCAACTGCACGCCAACTTCGCTCCGGAGCCTGCACCAAAACCCGAGCCCGAGCCGGAACCCGAGTTCGAAGAAGAGGATGAGCCAGAGTTCGAAGTGCGCAATCTGCGCGACCCGAGCTTTGACGAAACCCGCCCGATGGCCGCGCAAAAGCCTGCGCCGCGCCACGTGGTCAGCACTGTCGAAGACGATGATGACGACGAAGACCCGTTTGCCGATCTGCGCGACGAGTCGCTGACCGAGGCCGCTCCAGCGGCCCCGCGCCAGGCGACCCCGAGCGTGCCGCAACACAGCGCGGTGCTGGCGATCCAGTTGGGTTCGCAAGAACAACTGCGGCGCCTGCCACGTGCTCGTCTGGAAGAGTTGCTGGAGCGCTATCGCGACTGCCTCGACCAGGCCGCTTCGCTGTATCAGGGCGAGATCGAAACCCTGAACGATGGCAGCACACTGATGCTGTTCCACACCGAAGACAGCGGTGATGACTACCTGACCAACGCCATCTGCTGCGGCGAGTTGCTGCGGGCGCTGGGCCATCAATTGCAGATCGAAGTCGCCGACAGCGGCATCACCCTGCAATTGCAGTTGGGCCTGACCCTGGGCGATGACCTGTTCGGTCTGAGCCAGATCGACCTGCTGTTGACCGATTCGGCCCAGGATGCCCTGGCCCTGTCGCAACACAGCCGCAACCTGCTGCTGGTCGAGCGCAAGATCGGTGATGATGCGCTGATTCGCCAGCGTGCGCGGATCCGCCCGATCGCCAGCCCTGAGGGGGCCTGCTGTGTCGAGCGGCTGATGGAGCCTTATCCGTCGATGCTGGAGCGGCAACTGGCGCGGATGCATGAGCGTCGGGCGTAA
- a CDS encoding esterase-like activity of phytase family protein — MRFGWVLASALLLSAMTVSAEPAPELKLLSEHPVDGMRGGNLSGLAVCGKDLWTVSDRDDDQIYRLDIRDQVWQAETVHLDVPSLPDSGLPWGLRVRTWAAQFVRGGDLDFEGITCDNAGNRYIVSEAHAAVLQVSPQGTASWLKISPMLVREARASGMLLHFNALFEGLTVNPAGDEIWLAAERERRGLLKIKRQQTVWDCDGGCVLFSEDGVEMQPPQFPKARAVTRDFADLSLFNGKLFTLERNAYQICRRDAVTAKVERCWSFAEEALQPQRRYSQAFGLAEALVVDADGAWIGLDNNDGARADGEKRPIVWRFAAPEGGWSAKP, encoded by the coding sequence ATGCGGTTTGGCTGGGTATTGGCGAGTGCGTTGCTACTGAGTGCGATGACGGTGTCGGCGGAGCCCGCACCCGAGTTGAAGTTACTGTCCGAACATCCGGTTGACGGCATGCGCGGCGGCAATCTGTCGGGGCTGGCGGTGTGCGGCAAGGATCTGTGGACGGTCTCTGACCGTGACGATGATCAGATCTACCGTCTCGATATCCGTGATCAGGTCTGGCAGGCCGAAACGGTGCATCTCGACGTGCCCTCATTGCCAGACAGCGGATTGCCTTGGGGCTTGCGAGTGCGGACGTGGGCAGCGCAGTTCGTGCGTGGCGGTGATCTGGATTTCGAAGGCATCACCTGCGACAACGCGGGTAATCGCTACATCGTCAGTGAAGCCCATGCAGCCGTATTGCAGGTATCGCCCCAAGGCACGGCGTCATGGCTGAAAATCTCGCCAATGCTGGTCCGTGAAGCGCGAGCCAGTGGCATGTTGCTGCACTTCAACGCCTTGTTCGAAGGCCTGACGGTCAATCCGGCCGGCGATGAAATATGGCTGGCCGCCGAGCGCGAGCGCCGTGGCCTGCTGAAGATCAAGCGCCAGCAAACGGTCTGGGATTGCGATGGCGGCTGCGTGCTGTTCAGCGAAGACGGAGTCGAGATGCAGCCGCCGCAGTTTCCCAAGGCCCGCGCGGTCACCCGTGACTTCGCCGACCTGTCGCTGTTCAACGGCAAGCTGTTCACGCTGGAACGTAACGCGTACCAGATCTGCCGCCGCGATGCGGTGACGGCCAAAGTCGAACGTTGCTGGTCTTTCGCCGAGGAGGCCTTGCAGCCGCAGCGACGCTATTCACAGGCCTTCGGTCTGGCAGAGGCGCTGGTGGTGGACGCCGACGGCGCCTGGATCGGCCTCGACAACAACGACGGTGCCCGTGCCGACGGCGAAAAACGCCCGATCGTCTGGCGTTTCGCCGCGCCTGAAGGTGGCTGGAGCGCCAAGCCGTGA
- a CDS encoding YqiA/YcfP family alpha/beta fold hydrolase: MSGSILYIHGFNSAPASKKACQLVEVMERLGLSDQLRVPALHHHPREAIGQLQQAIAELGRPLLVGSSLGGYYATHLAERHGLKALLVNPAVSPHRMFDGYLGTQKNLYTDETWELTRDHVTALAELEVPAPVDAQRYQVWLQTGDETLDYRLAQQYYRACALRIQAGGDHGFQGFAGQLPALLSFAGIGADLYQAIDFTAL; the protein is encoded by the coding sequence ATGTCCGGTTCGATCCTCTATATCCACGGTTTCAACAGCGCCCCGGCTTCGAAAAAGGCCTGTCAGCTGGTCGAGGTAATGGAGCGGCTGGGTTTGAGCGACCAATTGCGTGTCCCGGCGCTGCATCACCACCCGCGTGAAGCCATCGGTCAGTTGCAGCAGGCGATTGCCGAGCTGGGCCGGCCGTTGCTGGTGGGAAGCTCGCTCGGCGGCTACTATGCGACTCACCTGGCTGAGCGCCACGGCTTGAAAGCCCTGCTGGTCAACCCGGCGGTCAGCCCGCACCGGATGTTCGACGGATACCTGGGCACGCAGAAAAACCTGTATACCGATGAGACCTGGGAATTGACCCGCGACCATGTGACGGCCCTGGCCGAGCTGGAAGTGCCGGCGCCCGTGGATGCACAGCGTTATCAGGTATGGTTGCAGACCGGCGATGAAACACTGGATTATCGCCTCGCCCAGCAGTATTACCGGGCCTGTGCTCTGCGCATTCAGGCCGGCGGCGACCATGGTTTCCAGGGGTTTGCCGGGCAATTGCCGGCGTTGCTGAGTTTTGCCGGCATTGGCGCCGATTTGTATCAGGCAATCGATTTCACCGCACTGTGA